One Nitrosopumilus sp. genomic region harbors:
- a CDS encoding PadR family transcriptional regulator, protein MISLVMISEWFQRVGSSVPRGFSRYFILELLKNKAHTGKEIIDYAIEQSNGIWKPSPGLIYPLLGRLLDEGLIDETKDGKYQLTKKGAETAQDVDKVNDIVKKQLEVLFRLGNVGRFVAIDLLEKIFTMGSILSSNVTKMTEEETQKYRKFLEEELKKIDDNTTKKGKKIKID, encoded by the coding sequence GTGATATCACTAGTGATGATATCTGAATGGTTTCAGAGAGTCGGAAGTTCAGTTCCTAGAGGATTCTCAAGATATTTCATCTTAGAATTGCTCAAAAACAAAGCTCACACAGGAAAAGAGATTATCGATTATGCAATTGAGCAAAGTAATGGAATTTGGAAACCATCTCCTGGGTTGATCTATCCATTATTGGGAAGACTACTAGATGAAGGGCTAATCGATGAGACAAAGGATGGCAAGTATCAACTAACAAAAAAAGGTGCAGAAACAGCACAGGATGTAGATAAGGTAAATGATATTGTAAAAAAACAGTTAGAGGTTTTATTCAGATTAGGAAATGTTGGAAGATTTGTTGCAATTGATTTGCTAGAGAAAATATTCACAATGGGATCAATTCTTAGCTCAAATGTTACAAAGATGACTGAAGAGGAGACTCAAAAGTATAGGAAATTCCTAGAAGAGGAACTCAAAAAAATTGATGATAATACTACCAAGAAAGGCAAAAAGATCAAAATAGACTAA
- a CDS encoding oxaloacetate decarboxylase encodes MLKSNKPLVIPGVYDAIGAKIAEKVGFDAMFQTGYGTSATLFGMPDYGFIGATETLDNARRICRAVSVPVIVDSDTGYGNALSVWKLVKELETAGASGIFLEDQRWPKRCGHMSGKEVISQEEYTEKLGAAIDARESKDFIVVARTDARATEGLDAAIERGLQNKKTGADAIFVEAPKSIDEMKKIGKSIKAPLVANMIEGGATPISSTDTLHKMGFNIILYPLSVLFANTFATMEILKELKKTGTTKKSKQKVVNFDQFNELVDLSKFRKMEKKYGSSKRE; translated from the coding sequence ATGCTAAAATCAAACAAGCCACTTGTTATTCCTGGTGTTTATGATGCAATTGGAGCTAAAATTGCAGAGAAGGTTGGATTTGATGCAATGTTTCAAACAGGATATGGAACATCTGCAACTCTATTTGGAATGCCAGACTATGGTTTTATTGGTGCAACAGAGACTCTAGACAATGCAAGAAGAATTTGTAGAGCAGTTTCAGTTCCAGTAATTGTTGATTCAGATACGGGATATGGTAATGCATTAAGTGTTTGGAAGCTTGTAAAAGAATTAGAAACAGCAGGTGCATCAGGAATTTTTCTTGAAGATCAGAGATGGCCAAAGAGATGTGGTCATATGAGTGGGAAAGAAGTAATTTCACAAGAAGAGTACACTGAAAAGCTTGGAGCTGCAATTGATGCTAGAGAAAGTAAAGATTTCATCGTTGTTGCACGAACAGATGCTAGAGCAACAGAAGGATTAGATGCTGCTATTGAACGTGGTTTACAAAATAAAAAGACAGGTGCAGATGCGATATTTGTTGAAGCTCCAAAATCAATTGATGAGATGAAAAAGATTGGAAAATCAATCAAAGCTCCACTTGTAGCTAATATGATAGAAGGTGGTGCAACTCCAATAAGCTCAACTGATACCTTACACAAAATGGGATTCAATATTATTCTTTATCCACTATCAGTATTGTTTGCAAATACATTTGCAACAATGGAAATCTTAAAGGAGTTAAAGAAGACAGGTACAACTAAAAAATCAAAACAAAAAGTTGTAAATTTTGATCAATTCAATGAACTAGTTGATCTTTCCAAGTTCAGAAAAATGGAAAAGAAGTACGGTAGTTCTAAACGAGAATAA